CGGACTGATCGGGGAGACTCCACGGAGCGGGCCAGTTTTTCTTAACCTCCCCTGGCTACACAAATGGACAGACCGACCCAGGGGAGGCCGCCCAGCTGTGCCCATGTGAGGTTTTTCCAACTCACTCCGGTATATTGCTGAGTGTCTTCAAGAGCTCGGCTGTCGCTCTAGGTCAGGCAGTGCTGATGTGCCTGTGTACGGGACACCCCATGAGGGActgacctccccccccacctccttccccctcccagctgcCACGCTGGTTATAGAGTGATTGAATGTTTCTGTACAAACAGCTGGAGGGAGCGATCAAAGGGTGAGATACGCCTTCAGCAAACACCCAGATGGGATCATGCCGGAGGCTGTTGCCGTCcaggaaagaggcagggtggaaACCAAGGACTTGAAACTTAGAGCAGGAGTGCTGACTGCAGCGTCAGGAGTGCTGGATTCTATCTCTGGCGCTAcccttggggcaagtcacttggctgtgactcagtttccccatctgtaaaatggggatgaataGGAAACGGTTCAGCTTTACTCTGGCCAAATTTCCAAAGGCACAGAGTAAGTTTTACCTCGGGGCTGCAGGATTAGGTCTTGCATATGGCCAAAATGCCTACGGGCCCCAGAGATGGCCCCGTTCAATagagccaagtatcagaggggtagccgtgtcggtatccacaaaaccaatgaggagtccagctctgcagaagtgggttttttacccacgaaagctgatgcccaaataaatctgttcgtctttaaggtgccaccggactcctcgttccAGTTCAGCAGAATGAGTCAACTGGATTTTCTGATTATTGGGAGCACGCTTAGGCAGGGTAAGACAGGATAAGAGCTGGGCCGTGGCCCCACAGCCTTTTCTGTCAGATTAAGATGGGGAGTAGCAAAGAATTAccatggggagagagggggagaaaagtaGCAAGGAGAACATACACTGATGTGGGCAAAGATAAATGGGTTGGAGTCGGCTCTTTGACGCAATAGTGGTTGTAGGCCCCAggcaagatcagggctccattgtgccaggcactgtgcaaacacatcgCAAGAGAGTCCCCGCTCGGATATTTAAGTAGACCAGACAAGCACCAGAGAGGAACAAGAGGCACAGACAGGGGTAGTGACATGGCCCAATGTCCCACGGTAGATCAGCGGCTCAGCCGGGAGTAGGAACCCTCCCCAGGCCTCCCGCCTCCAAAGCTAGTGCCCTAGCATCTTGCAAATGAATAGCGCCCGCGGCGGGCGCCAAAGGCTCGCTGCACCAGGCTGCGTTGTCACGTTGCAGTGAGTCGAGGCTGCAAACACAGCACCACAAAGCGATAGCTGCGGGGGCCACCGCTCCTTTGACCTTGGTCTCAGCAGAGGCCTTGCTGAGACTTGACTGAGTTTTGAGCCGTGAGTTTCCCCCACAGCAACCGCTGCAGCAGCTTCTTCAGAAACAACCGCACGGGGGatgcctgctcctcctctcttGTTGGCAGCGTTGGtccttggggcgggggggggggggggggaaatggaatggCCCTCTCCCTGGGGGGCAATGGGCTCTGAAGGGAATCCCAACCAGCAGGGGGATGGTCACGCTGACCCACGCCCATGAAAGGGGACGGGAAAAGTGGAGACAAATCAGATGGCGCAGAATGGGGATGGACAATGGAATGTATTGGTTTGTGTGGGCAAGCAATGCTGCCCTCTAATGATCAGCCCACAGGGTAGAAAAGGGACCTGTCCTTACTCCGCCATCTGAAGGAGCTCTCCCTTAGCACAGTTGTGGTTTTGGAGTTGAAGATCCAGGGTTCTCATCTCCGTTCCAAGGGAGGGCATGGTATAAAATTGATCCGATTGTCCAGACAAACAGCAAACCCTAGGTAACGGGTCTGCTAACCTATCTGCCTTCTCTCTAGAGACACATTCCTCTGCCACCAGAAACCACCATGGCAGAGACCAACAGCTGGTGGAAGCTCACCTTCCTGCGGAAGAAGAAATCCACCCCCAAGGTCCTGTACGAGAGCCCAGACATCTATGCCAACGAGAACCACCAGGAGGCCACACGGACAGAGGCAGGGAGCAACGGTGGCGCCGAGAGTGAATTCAACGCCCGGCTGGAGAAGATCGTGGATAAGAACACAAAAGGCAAACACGTCAAGGTCTCCAACTCCGGGCGCTTCAAGGAGAAGAAGAAAGTGCGAGCCACGCTGGCTGAAAACCCCAACCTCTTCGCCGATGGCGAGCGGGAGGAGAAGTGAGGCAGGGGAAAGCAGGCATTGGGGGGAAAGCGCTGCAGGGTGGGACCAACGCCCTGAGGCCCTCGCGCCTGGACCCGTCACAACTCAGAGCCAGCCTAGATGTCAATTCTGTTCTCTCCGCAAATGAAGTAACGAGGGGGCAGGGGCCACCCCGCTGTAGATTTCAAAGACTTTCGGTCCTGACGTGCACTCGCGAAGGAGAAAGGACTCGatactttttatttaatacaaatcatcatatttaaaataaatgccacTGGGGGATTGTCACGAGCTGGAGGTGTCCAGGTCTTGCTCTAAAGCtttggaggtggggaggagtcaAACCCAGAGTAGCTCAGAGGCCTCTTGCAAACACCCTCAGTGGTGCCCAAGGGCCCGCGGCTAGAGCCAGCGGTCGATGCAGGGGGCCATGGGATGGGAGGAGCCGGTTCATTCTCATCCACCCTGTTCTACCACTGCACCTAGAAGATGGCTGAGAAGGGCTAGGAACTTCATCTAGCTCAGCCCTGGGGGATTTCCCAGCAACTCGCCTCCGCTCTGTCCGCACCCACCAACACAGGAAAGGTAAACAGAAGATTGGCTGGGAGACAGAGTTGCACCTTTTAATACCACAGAGATTcgtccctggcctgggaaagagaaaaACTTGGCCACAGGTAGTCACCAGCTGAACTACACCACTCAAGGCAGAATTAGGAATCGAACCCGTGATCTTCATGTCCTGGATAACAGCACTCAACCagttgagctaaaggagaaccaCCCTTAGCTGTAGCAATAGCCTCTCTTGGCCTCTGGCTACTAAAGAACAACATTTGAGTAGATCTGATCttccagccagcagggggcactggggtaAGAGAACGAAAGATTCCACGGATAGGAAAAACTGCTGCCAATCGGGTGGGGGGTCTGGGGGCTTTGGAACGGGGTTACGGGCCTGAGAGCTTATTTTCTTTGACCACTTTCTCTCACTGCTGGGCACTGGCTGATGTAGAAACCAGCTGGAGCCTGCCAGAGTGACTCTCTAAGAGGAGAAGCCAGACAGTCTAGTGATTAGCACGGGAGCACCGGGAATGAGAAAACCTGGACTATGCCTCGGTTTCCTGCTATGAGCAGTAAGGGGCCATCTTTTGAGTCAGCTTTCTG
This DNA window, taken from Trachemys scripta elegans isolate TJP31775 chromosome 23, CAS_Tse_1.0, whole genome shotgun sequence, encodes the following:
- the PRR15L gene encoding proline-rich protein 15-like protein; protein product: MAETNSWWKLTFLRKKKSTPKVLYESPDIYANENHQEATRTEAGSNGGAESEFNARLEKIVDKNTKGKHVKVSNSGRFKEKKKVRATLAENPNLFADGEREEK